One Gammaproteobacteria bacterium genomic window, GACGACACCACATTGCCATAGGAGTTACTGATGACCGACATCATAATCAGGCCAGGCGCAATGTATTGCATGTAATTAAAGCCTTCCATGTTTCCGATGCGTGCCCCGATCAGGGTGCCAAAAATAATGAAATACAAGGTCATGGTAATGGCGGGTGGTAATAAAGTTTGCATCCAGATACGCAATATGCGTTTTATCTCGCGGATCAGGATAGTCTGGAATCCAATCAAGTTTTCTGTCATACGGCTGCTCATGCTTGCGCGCCTCCGTTGTCATTATTCTCTACCAGCCGCATAAACAATTCTTCCAGTCGATTGGCTTTGTTACGCATACTTAACACATGCAAACCTTTTTCGCTGAGGGCGGCGAATAATTCATTAATACTGCGGTCTTTGGTAATGTCCACCTCAAGAGTGTGTTCATCGATCAGTCTCAAGGTGTAGTCGTGAGCAATGTCGGGAACAGAATGTATCGCCTCGCGTAAATTCAAGACAAAGGTTTCGATCTGTAATTGCTTAAGCAGCGCCTGCATGGAAGTGTTTTTTGCAATTTTGCCATGATCGATAATGGCGATATTTTTACACAAGGATTCCGCTTCTTCCAGATAATGGGTAGTCAGAATGATGGTGGTGCCGGCTGCATTGATATTATTCATGAATTCCCACATCGAGCGTCGAATCTCAATGTCCACACCCGCGGTTGGTTCATCCAGGATCAATAGTCTGGGTTCGTGCACCAATGCCCGAGCGATCATCAAGCGACGTTTCATGCCGCCGGATAAACTACGCGAGATCTGGTCTTTTTTCTCCCACAAGTGCAGCTCTTTTAAGTATTTTTCTGCGCGTTCCTTGGCCAGGGGTCTCGGAATGCCATAAAAACCGGCCTGATTGATGACGATGTTCCAGCAGGTCTCAAACTGGTTGAAATTAATTTCTTGTGGCACCAGACCGATGCAAGATTTTGCCGCTTCCAGTTCGGTGTCGATATCGTGTCCAAAGACACTGACTTTGCCAGAGGATTTATTCACCAGTGAAGTGATAATGCCGATCGCTGTGGTTTTGCCGGCGCCATTGGGCCCGAGTAGGGCAAAAAAGTCACCCGCGGCCACTTCCAGGTCTATGCCTTGCAAAGCCTGCACGCCATTTTTATAGGTTTTCTTGAGTCCGCGAATACTGAGTGCGTTCATGATGGTTAAATACTTTAGAAATTTTGAAAATACGGTCTAGGCTGGTTTTCGCAGTGCATCATAGCATGCCCATTGCGCGCTTTAACTTGTAAAAATGTATTAAATCCGGGTAAAAAAATTGCTTTTCCAAGTCTAGCCACACATAATCCAAGAGTTTTTTAATCACTGGGGAGTTGGAATGTTAAAAGAATTCAAAGAATTTGCGATGAAAGGCAATGTCATGGACATGGCCATTGGTATTATCCTGGGCGCAGCCTTCGGCAAAATTGTGGCGTCATTTGTTAATGACGTGCTGATGCCGCCAATCGGCATGGCTCTGGGTGGTGTGAATTTCACCGATCTTGGCGCGGTATTAAAAGAAGCCGAAGGTGAAGCTGCCGCGGTAATCGTCAAGTATGGTTCTTTTATACAAACCATTATCGACTTCCTGATCATTGCTGGCACCATCTTTATCGTGGTCAAGATCATGAACAATGCCAAACGCAAAGAAGAAGAGGCTCCGGCGGATCCAACCACCAAGTCATGCCCAAAATGCATTTCCGAGATTCCTATTCAGGCGACCAAATGTGCGCATTGCACATCTGATGTATAAATACTGAATTTATATGAGCATTCAAACGGCCACATCACTGATGTGGCCGTTTTTTTGTCGGTTAAATAATAATCGGCTTTTCCCGGCGGCCTTACCGCGCTCAAGATAGAATCAATATTTGTTACACTTAAGCTTTCAGAATGCAAATCTCAGGACTTGCCAATGAGTATTCCAACCGCTGACCTGTGCGATCAATTTATTGACGAACTCCAAGTTGCTGAGTCCTATTTAATCGGTTTTGGTGGCAAAGAAATGTTTGGTGGCGAGATCTATACGGTTAAGGTTTTTGATGACAACGTTTTGGTCAAACAGACTTTAGCGTCTCCGGGAAAAGGGCGGGTCTTGGTTGTTGATGGAGCGGCATCCAATTACTGTGCCTTGATGGGTGATAACCTTGCTACTCTGGCCATGCAAAATGACTGGGCCGGTGTGGTGATCAATGGTTGTATACGCGATGCCCGACAGATCGGGGAAATGGATGTCGGGGTCTATGCGCTGGGAACTTGTCCGCGCAAAAGCCGCAAAGCCGGTGAAGGTGATGTGCAAATACCGGTAGCCTTTGCTGGAATCCTTTTCAAGCCGGGGCATTTTTTGTACGCCGATGAAGACGGTATTGTGGTGGCCGAACGAGATTTGTCATGAGCGGCCGACGTCAATTTCTACAGGGCATTGGTGCCGGATTGTTAGGACTGGGCTTGCCCGGCGCGTTACAAGCAGTCACAAAAACTCCGATTGCCGACGCCGGTTTTTTTCGTCATATCCCTAAAACCGCAGAAACCATTCCAGTCATCGGCCTGGGCACATCAAGAACCTTTCATGTTGATATAAATAATAAAAGCGCCATGCAGCAACGCATGCTGGTGGTTAAAACCCTGCTCGAGCAAGGCTGCAGCATGATTGATTCGTCTCCGATGTACGCCAATGCGGAAGAAGTGATTGGATTGTGTCTGGACCAGATATCACAAGATCTGCAAGAAAAAGTGTTTTCCACCAGTAAGGTCTGGAGCTTGCGTTTGCAAGATGGTATCCGGAAATACGCTGAATCAGAGACACTGTGGCGCGAAAAACAGTTTGATCTGATGCAAGTGCATAACTTATTGAACCTGAGTAAAACTCTGGCCCTGTTGCAAAAATATAAAGCCGAAGAACGCGTGCGGTATATTGGCGTAACCACATCACACCGGCGTCGACATAAAGATATGCTTGAAATAATGAACACCCAAGACATTGACTTTGTGCAGTTCAGTTACAACATAGACAACCGTTTGGCTGAAGAAAAATTATTCCCGGCGGCGCAAAAGAACCGGCTTGCGGTTATTATCAACCGGGGCTTTCAGACCGGCTATTTATTTGAACGGGTTGCGGATAAGGACTTACCGGATTGGGCAAATGAGATCGGTGTACAGTCTTGGGCGCAATTCTTTTTGAAATTCATTATTTCTCATCCGGCAGTCACAGTGGTAATCCCGGCCACGCGTAATCCGGCGCATATGCTGGAAAATATTCATGCAGCACGCGGGCCTTTGCCGGATAACAAAATGCGCCATGAAATGATTCGATATTTTGACTCTGTCGCCCGTTGATGCATGAGATCGCTCGCTAATGACTAATACAATTTCCATTCCCTTATGGCTGGTGATCATCGGTTCGGTGTTTGCGGTTATTGCTTTTTTTAGTCATTTCTTATTTCCCAGTGTGCGCTGGTTTTTTCGCCGTAGTACAAACAAAGCGATTGATACCGCGAATAAACGCTTGCCATTCAAACTCCCGAATCTCACGTTAACCAAGCGCCAGGTACTGATCGAACGTCTGGTGTACGACACTGATGTGATGCAGGCCGCGACCTTACACAGCCAGTCCAGCGGCGAACCTATGAGCGTGACCATGGAAAAGGTCGAACGCTATGCTAAAGAGATCGTTCCTACGTTTAATGCCAAAGTGTATTTTCAGTTTGGTAACTGGATCTGCAAAAAAATACTGCAATTGTTGTATCGGGTGCGTCTGGGTTACAGCGCAGAAGAAAAACTCGCCAATCTTGATGACAAGTCCAGCATAGTTTTGGTCATGAATCATCGCAGCAATGTGGATTACATTCTGGTGGCTTATCTGGCTATGCAACAAACGGCCTTGAGTTACGCGGTGGGTGAGTGGGCCAGAGTGTGGCCTTTGGAACCCCTGATCAAATCCCTGGGCGCGTATTTTGTCCGGCGAGGCTCGGGTAACCCCTTGTATCGTCGAGTACTCGAACGTTATGTGCAAATGGCGGTCGAGGGCGGTGTGGTGCAAGCTGTGTTCCCGGAAGGTGGTTTAAGTCGTGATGGCAATTTTCGTGAGCCCAAGATCGGTTTACTGGATTACATGTTGCGACACTATGATCCGGACGGTGAACGCGACATAGTCTTTGTTCCAGTCGGCCTGAATTACGACCGCGTATTGGAAGACAAGAATCTGCTGAGTGAGAATGATCCAAATGCAGTTAAACGCAGTGGTCGTTCCGTGGTGTTCACGACCATCAAATTCGTGTTTAAAAATTTCTGGCTGATGCTGCGCAAAAAATGGTACCGCTTTGGTTATGCCGCCGCCAATTTCGGCGAACCATTCTCACTCAAGGCCTATTTGGCTGAGAATGAATGGAAGCCCAAAGAACTGGAGCGTGAGCAACGCATTGAGCGGGTGCAGGATCTGGCGGATGATTTGATCGAACAAATCGCGGGAGTGGTCCCGGTGTTGCCCGTCTCATTGGTCGCCACGGTTCTTAGTCAAAAACCGGAAACCGATTTTTCATTTGAAGAATTGCAAAACGAGGTGGATTATCTGGCCGAGCAATTGCGCACGCATCACGCACATGTTTACGTGCCACGCCAGGACCCGGAATATGGTTTTGAAGTCGGATTACGTATGCTGGTTTTGCGTGGTCTGGTTCTGGAAATGGGTGAAGAGCATGGGCATACGGAAAAATCCTATCGTATGAATCCGGAGCAAAGCGCCGTGGTCGAATATTATGCCAACACCATCCGCTATCTGGTGGAAAGATCCAGACCCAACGAATTGATCGCATGAAAAAACACATACCCATACCGGCAGCCAAGGTTGCGGCTGGCAAAGTTCGCTTATCGCAATTATCGGTTTCAGAAAATAAGATCTATTGGCTGGAATCCAGACCGGAAGACAAAGGACGTACCGGAATCAAGTGCTGGTCACAAAACCGGATTATCGATCTATTGCCCAAGGATTTTTCCTGTCATAGCAAAGTGCATGAATACGGCGGCGGCGCGTATTGCATTGTGAATGGTGACGCGTTTTTTGTGAATGCCAAGGACCAACAAGTGTATGTGCTTGTTGAAGGGCAGTCGCCCAGACAACTCACCTTAAAGCCGGATCAGCGCTATGCCGATATTGCGTATTGCGGGAACTGGAATGCACTTATTGCGGTGTGTGAGGATCATGATCCGGTCAGTACCTTTGGTGAGACAAAAATCGAAGGAGAGCCTGACAACTATCTGGTTGCGATCGATTGTGAAACCGGGCATGTTGAGCCCATTGTCAAAGGCGCCGATTTTTATTCAAGTCCTCGCGTGAGTCCGGATGGCGAAAAACTTCTGTGGCTAGACTGGAATCATCCCAACATGCCCTGGGATCACAGCAAGCTCTGGATTGCGGATATTCAAGAGAAGTACGAACTGGATAATCCAGAACGTATTGCAGGCAATGAGGTCGAGGCAGTCGTGCAACCGGAATGGTTTGGAGAAAATATTCGCTTTAATACCGATCGCAGCGGCTGGTGGAATGTATACGAATTCTCTGCCGAAACTGGATCGACAATCCAGCTTTATTCAGACGAGAAAGAATATGCCCGCGCGCCCTGGGTCTTTGGGCTAAGTAATTATGCCAGTCTGGACGATGGCCGGATGATCGGGTTTACGGAGTCGAATGGCGAACATCAACTCTATCTGCTTGATCCGGTAGCTCAAACCAAAAAGAACCTCTTGCCGCAATTTAATAATGTGGAATCGATAGTTGCTGCAGGCAATGACGTTTACCTGATCGCCGGGAGCGCTGCGAGCAATCAAAGCGTCTGGTTTTATGACATCACAAGTGAAAAACTTACCGCCTTGTCATCCATTCCCGACAGCGAATTTGTAATATCACGTGCGCAAAGTATTTCGTTTCCAACTTCCCATGAGCAGATGGCCCACGCTAATTTGTATCTGCCCGATTCAGTGTCCAGTGACCTGCCGCCTTTAATGGTCAAATGTCACGGCGGACCCAGCGGGGTGGCGCTAAAAGGTCTGGACTGGAAGATCCAGTTTTGGACCTCGCGCGGATTTGCGGTTCTGGATGTGAATTATCGTGGTTCAACCGGATTTGGTCGCGAGTATCGTAATTCCCTGTACGGTCATTGGGGCGAGTACGACGTGGACGATTGTCTGGCCGGCATTGAATATTTGATCGAGCGTAAACTGGTGGATCCCGAAAAAATCGTTATTACCGGCGGCAGTGCAGGGGGTTATACCGTTCTACGTTCTTTGATCGTGTCAAATTTATTTGCCGCGGGCACTTCGTATTATGGTGTGGCGGACCTCAAAACTCTGGTGGGCGATGATCATAAATTTGAATCGCGTTATCTGGAAACCTGTATCGCGCCACTGGCCACTCACCCGGAGCGATACGATGAATTATCACCCATCAATCATATCGATCAGATCAATAACCCAATGTTGTTTTTTCAGGGATTAAAAGACAGGGTGGTGCCACCGCATCAAACTACGTCGGTGGTTGCGGCCTTAAAGAAAAAAGGCAATCGCGTTGAACTGGTGGAGTTTCCCGAAGAAGCCCATGGCTTTCGCCGGGCGGAAAGTATTATTAGGTCTTTGGAGACCGAGTATGGGTTTTATAGGGAAGTATTTGGGAACTAATTTTTGGTAAGGCGCTCCTTGATATATTCACCAATCGCCAGAATCTCTTCCATGCACACCTGATGTTGCATCGGATAATCTGTCCAGTCTATTGCCTGACCTTGCTGTTTTAAAAACTCATAAGAATGTTTCCCAAACTCGTAAGGCACCACCGGGTCATAGGTGCCATGCACCATCATTACGGGTGTGAACTGGTTCGCGTCGTGCTTTTCTTGTAAATAATCATCATGCAAGGGCAGGTAAGTCGAGAGCGCAATGATCCCGGCGAGTTTGTGCGGATAGCGCAGGGCCGTGTGCAAGGCCAAGGCGCCGCCTTGGGAAAAACCGGCCAGAAATATCCGCTCATAGGCGATGCCTTGTGCCAGCTGGGTTTCAATCAGGTGCACGATTTTTTCGGCATTGGCGCGAATTCCGGCCTGGTCTTGCGGCGCGCTTCGGTCAATACTGAAAATGTCATACCAGGCGCGCATCACATAACCATTGTTCAAAGTGACCGAGATCATGGGCGCATGCGGAAAAATAAATCGCACATTCAGGTCTTCAGGCAAATCCAATTCCGGCACGATGGGGACAAAATCATTGCCATCAGCGCCCAGGCCGTGTAACCAGATAACCGCAGCGCTTGGATTTTCGCCAGTTTCAACAATGATTAATTCCAGATCTTGTTTTACTTGTTCATTCATAACTTGCTCGTGTGCAGGGGGACTGGGTTACAATTCTGTTTTGCCTGTTTTGGCAGGCACGCAGTATAACATTCGAGATTTTCCATGACCCGTGTTCAAAAATACTTCGCCGTGTTTGGGGCTTTATTCGGCTCACTTATGTTGCTCGGCGCCTGTGGCTTAAAGGGCGATCTATACCTGCCCGAGTCCAAACCGCAAATTGTAGACAGCAGCCAAAATGACAATGCCATCAGCCAGGAAGAAACCCCGGCAGATTCAAGTTCAAACCGGCAAGAGACAGAACAAACTTCAACGCCCCCTCAGTAAATACACCACAGTAAAAACACAGCATGAAAAAATCCTATGATCTGGTTCTGGTAGACGGCTCCTCGTATTTGTACCGGGCATTTTTTGCCTTGCCACCCTTAAGCAATAAAGACGGCGAGCCCACCGGGGCGATGTTTGGCGTGGTGAACATGTTGTATAAATTGATGGACGATTACCCGAGTGAACAGATCGCGGTGGTTTTTGATGCCAAGGGCAAAACATTCCGTCACGAGATGTACGATCAATACAAAGCCACACGTCCGCCGATGCCGGATGACTTGCGTACCCAGATAGAACCGTTGCACAAAATTATCCAGACCATGGGCTTGCCTTTAATCAAAACCCCGAACGTGGAAGCCGACGACGTGATTGGAACGCTGGCCATGCAGGCCAAGGCCGAGGGTAAAAAAGTCTTGATCTCCACAGGAGATAAAGACATGGCCCAGCTGGTGGATGAGGATATTCAGCTCATCAATACCATGAACAATGTCTTGATGGATGCCGAAGGCGTGGTAGAGAAATTTGGTGTACGACCCGACCAGATCATTGATTACCTCGCTTTGATGGGAGATAAAAGTGACAACATCCCAGGGGTGCCTAAGGTCGGTCCGAAAACCGCAGTGAAGTGGCTAATTGCCTACGATTCTGCCGCCGGCATAATTGAAAAAGCCGACGAGATCAAAGGCAAGATCGGTGAAACCCTGCGTGACAATATCGACATGCTCAAGCTCTCGCAGTCACTCACGGTCATCAAAACCGATGTAGACAAGATCGAAATGGAAAATGAGGGCGAATTACGCTTGACGGCGATCGAGCCAGATGTGGAAGAGTTGCAGCAATTGTTTACTCAGTACTCTTTCAAGTCATTGCTCAAAAAACTCGAACTCGGCACCTTGCCGGGACTCGCTTCCAAACAAGACTCTAGCCAAAACCTTAGCCAAGATATTTCACCGGACCAGGATGAAACAGAGGCTGGCCAATCAGCGCTATCCAAGACCCCAACAACTGTCGATTACCAAACCATTCTGGATTACAAACAATTCAACCAATGGCTTGAACGCTTGCAAAGCTGTGAACAATTCGCATTTGATACCGAGACCACCAGTATTGATTACATGCAAGCTGAAATTGTCGGTTTGTCTTTTGCCATAGAGCCGGGTGAAGCGGCCTATGTCCCGCTGACCCACAGTTATATGGATGCACCCTTGCAGTTGAATAAAAAAACAGTCCTGGGTGCGCTCAAGCCCTTGCTTGAGTCTGGCGAAATAAAAAAATCAGGACATCATCTGAAATACGATGCGCATATCTTGCGCCATGAAGGCATTGAGCTAAATGGTATTGGCGATGACAGTATGCTGGCCTCGTATGTGTTGAATTCCACCGCCACGCGCCATGACATGGATTCCGTCGCGGGTAATTACCTGGGTGTGGATACTATTCATTACCAGGACATTGCCGGCAAAGGAAAAAAGCAATTAACTTTTGACCAGATCAGTCTGGAACAGGCCGGACCATACGCGGCCGAAGATGCAGACATCACCTTGCGACTTTCGCAAACTTTGCGTGAACAACTGGAAAAGATTCCGGAGTTGTTGTCGGTTTACGAAACCATCGAACTCCCGCTGGTGCCAGTCTTAACCGACATGGAACACACCGGCGTGGTTTTGGATAAACAGATGCTCGCCGACTTGTCGCACGAATTCGGCGAGACCATGCATACACTGGAGCAAAAAGCCTACAAGCTGGTCGGACATGAATTTAATTTATCCTCACCCAAGCAGTTACAGGAAATTCTGTTTGAGCAAATGGAATTACCGGTGATAAGAAAAACGCCTAAAGGTCAGCCATCTACGGCCGAGGATGTACTGCAAGAACTGGCATTGGATTACGAACTGCCTAAAGTCATTATCGAATATCGCACCATCAGTAAGTTGCGCTCAACCTATTCCGAAAAACTCCCAACCCAGATCGATGCCGATACCGGTCGAGTGCACACCTCATATCATCAGGCTACGGCTGCAACCGGTCGCTTGTCTTCATCCGA contains:
- a CDS encoding ABC transporter permease, with amino-acid sequence MSSRMTENLIGFQTILIREIKRILRIWMQTLLPPAITMTLYFIIFGTLIGARIGNMEGFNYMQYIAPGLIMMSVISNSYGNVVSS
- a CDS encoding ABC transporter ATP-binding protein yields the protein MMNALSIRGLKKTYKNGVQALQGIDLEVAAGDFFALLGPNGAGKTTAIGIITSLVNKSSGKVSVFGHDIDTELEAAKSCIGLVPQEINFNQFETCWNIVINQAGFYGIPRPLAKERAEKYLKELHLWEKKDQISRSLSGGMKRRLMIARALVHEPRLLILDEPTAGVDIEIRRSMWEFMNNINAAGTTIILTTHYLEEAESLCKNIAIIDHGKIAKNTSMQALLKQLQIETFVLNLREAIHSVPDIAHDYTLRLIDEHTLEVDITKDRSINELFAALSEKGLHVLSMRNKANRLEELFMRLVENNDNGGAQA
- the mscL gene encoding large-conductance mechanosensitive channel protein MscL: MLKEFKEFAMKGNVMDMAIGIILGAAFGKIVASFVNDVLMPPIGMALGGVNFTDLGAVLKEAEGEAAAVIVKYGSFIQTIIDFLIIAGTIFIVVKIMNNAKRKEEEAPADPTTKSCPKCISEIPIQATKCAHCTSDV
- the rraA gene encoding ribonuclease E activity regulator RraA → MSIPTADLCDQFIDELQVAESYLIGFGGKEMFGGEIYTVKVFDDNVLVKQTLASPGKGRVLVVDGAASNYCALMGDNLATLAMQNDWAGVVINGCIRDARQIGEMDVGVYALGTCPRKSRKAGEGDVQIPVAFAGILFKPGHFLYADEDGIVVAERDLS
- a CDS encoding aldo/keto reductase codes for the protein MSGRRQFLQGIGAGLLGLGLPGALQAVTKTPIADAGFFRHIPKTAETIPVIGLGTSRTFHVDINNKSAMQQRMLVVKTLLEQGCSMIDSSPMYANAEEVIGLCLDQISQDLQEKVFSTSKVWSLRLQDGIRKYAESETLWREKQFDLMQVHNLLNLSKTLALLQKYKAEERVRYIGVTTSHRRRHKDMLEIMNTQDIDFVQFSYNIDNRLAEEKLFPAAQKNRLAVIINRGFQTGYLFERVADKDLPDWANEIGVQSWAQFFLKFIISHPAVTVVIPATRNPAHMLENIHAARGPLPDNKMRHEMIRYFDSVAR
- a CDS encoding glycerol-3-phosphate acyltransferase, whose protein sequence is MTNTISIPLWLVIIGSVFAVIAFFSHFLFPSVRWFFRRSTNKAIDTANKRLPFKLPNLTLTKRQVLIERLVYDTDVMQAATLHSQSSGEPMSVTMEKVERYAKEIVPTFNAKVYFQFGNWICKKILQLLYRVRLGYSAEEKLANLDDKSSIVLVMNHRSNVDYILVAYLAMQQTALSYAVGEWARVWPLEPLIKSLGAYFVRRGSGNPLYRRVLERYVQMAVEGGVVQAVFPEGGLSRDGNFREPKIGLLDYMLRHYDPDGERDIVFVPVGLNYDRVLEDKNLLSENDPNAVKRSGRSVVFTTIKFVFKNFWLMLRKKWYRFGYAAANFGEPFSLKAYLAENEWKPKELEREQRIERVQDLADDLIEQIAGVVPVLPVSLVATVLSQKPETDFSFEELQNEVDYLAEQLRTHHAHVYVPRQDPEYGFEVGLRMLVLRGLVLEMGEEHGHTEKSYRMNPEQSAVVEYYANTIRYLVERSRPNELIA
- a CDS encoding S9 family peptidase — protein: MKKHIPIPAAKVAAGKVRLSQLSVSENKIYWLESRPEDKGRTGIKCWSQNRIIDLLPKDFSCHSKVHEYGGGAYCIVNGDAFFVNAKDQQVYVLVEGQSPRQLTLKPDQRYADIAYCGNWNALIAVCEDHDPVSTFGETKIEGEPDNYLVAIDCETGHVEPIVKGADFYSSPRVSPDGEKLLWLDWNHPNMPWDHSKLWIADIQEKYELDNPERIAGNEVEAVVQPEWFGENIRFNTDRSGWWNVYEFSAETGSTIQLYSDEKEYARAPWVFGLSNYASLDDGRMIGFTESNGEHQLYLLDPVAQTKKNLLPQFNNVESIVAAGNDVYLIAGSAASNQSVWFYDITSEKLTALSSIPDSEFVISRAQSISFPTSHEQMAHANLYLPDSVSSDLPPLMVKCHGGPSGVALKGLDWKIQFWTSRGFAVLDVNYRGSTGFGREYRNSLYGHWGEYDVDDCLAGIEYLIERKLVDPEKIVITGGSAGGYTVLRSLIVSNLFAAGTSYYGVADLKTLVGDDHKFESRYLETCIAPLATHPERYDELSPINHIDQINNPMLFFQGLKDRVVPPHQTTSVVAALKKKGNRVELVEFPEEAHGFRRAESIIRSLETEYGFYREVFGN
- a CDS encoding alpha/beta hydrolase fold domain-containing protein; protein product: MNEQVKQDLELIIVETGENPSAAVIWLHGLGADGNDFVPIVPELDLPEDLNVRFIFPHAPMISVTLNNGYVMRAWYDIFSIDRSAPQDQAGIRANAEKIVHLIETQLAQGIAYERIFLAGFSQGGALALHTALRYPHKLAGIIALSTYLPLHDDYLQEKHDANQFTPVMMVHGTYDPVVPYEFGKHSYEFLKQQGQAIDWTDYPMQHQVCMEEILAIGEYIKERLTKN
- a CDS encoding lipoprotein; its protein translation is MTRVQKYFAVFGALFGSLMLLGACGLKGDLYLPESKPQIVDSSQNDNAISQEETPADSSSNRQETEQTSTPPQ
- the polA gene encoding DNA polymerase I translates to MKKSYDLVLVDGSSYLYRAFFALPPLSNKDGEPTGAMFGVVNMLYKLMDDYPSEQIAVVFDAKGKTFRHEMYDQYKATRPPMPDDLRTQIEPLHKIIQTMGLPLIKTPNVEADDVIGTLAMQAKAEGKKVLISTGDKDMAQLVDEDIQLINTMNNVLMDAEGVVEKFGVRPDQIIDYLALMGDKSDNIPGVPKVGPKTAVKWLIAYDSAAGIIEKADEIKGKIGETLRDNIDMLKLSQSLTVIKTDVDKIEMENEGELRLTAIEPDVEELQQLFTQYSFKSLLKKLELGTLPGLASKQDSSQNLSQDISPDQDETEAGQSALSKTPTTVDYQTILDYKQFNQWLERLQSCEQFAFDTETTSIDYMQAEIVGLSFAIEPGEAAYVPLTHSYMDAPLQLNKKTVLGALKPLLESGEIKKSGHHLKYDAHILRHEGIELNGIGDDSMLASYVLNSTATRHDMDSVAGNYLGVDTIHYQDIAGKGKKQLTFDQISLEQAGPYAAEDADITLRLSQTLREQLEKIPELLSVYETIELPLVPVLTDMEHTGVVLDKQMLADLSHEFGETMHTLEQKAYKLVGHEFNLSSPKQLQEILFEQMELPVIRKTPKGQPSTAEDVLQELALDYELPKVIIEYRTISKLRSTYSEKLPTQIDADTGRVHTSYHQATAATGRLSSSDPNLQNIPIRTAEGRRIRQAFIAPKDFVLLAADYSQIELRIMAHLSQDESLLHAFNNDLDVHAATAAEVFDVALDKVSKDQRRSAKAINFGLIYGMSAFGLAKQLGIGRKEAQTYIDVYFERYPGVKRYMDETRLQAKEQGYVETVFGRRLYLPEINSRNHQRRQYAERSAINAPMQGTAADIIKLAMLNVHDYLSDKQDQAKLIMQVHDELVLEAHKKHLEKIQAKIIELMSDAAELSVPLRVDAGVGDNWDEAH